Proteins found in one Cheilinus undulatus linkage group 9, ASM1832078v1, whole genome shotgun sequence genomic segment:
- the LOC121515132 gene encoding carboxypeptidase A1-like isoform X1 produces MGPNKLLIFLITLLVMMRGLLTLTALFVAVLSKDTFERHQVLRITAKDEAQLALIKDLEDMLEFNLDIWRGVTDVTSPVDIRVPFESLQSVKMYLESQDIDYSVMIRDLQVLLDEQQEEMESATRVAQPKNTDSFDYSNYHTIDEIYSFQDMLVAENPNLVSKIVIGQSYEGRPLNVLKFSTGGTNRSAIWMDTGIHSREWVTQASGTWFAKKIVTDYGTDRTLTAILNHMDIYLEIVTNPDGFHYSLNSNRMWRKTRKPNPGYSCAGVDPNRNWDAGFGSVGASGYPCSETYHGPYAHSEPEVKSIVDFVKAHGNIKAFISIHAYSQMLLYPYGYTSTPVKEQVELHNLARSAITKLASMYGTSYKCGSIISTIYPASGNTIDWTYDQGIKYSYTFELRDTGRYGFLLPAEQIIPTASETWLALMVIMDYAYNNPY; encoded by the exons AATCACACTGTTGGTCATGATGAGGGGGCTGCTCACACTCACGGCACTGTTTGTGGCCGTTCTCAGcaaggacacctttgagag gCATCAGGTGCTTCGCATCACTGCAAAGGATGAAGCCCAGTTGGCTCTTATCAAGGACCTGGAGGACATGCTTGAATTTAAT CTGGATATCTGGAGGGGTGTTACCGATGTTACCAGTCCTGTGGATATCAGAGTCCCCTTTGAGAGCCTGCAGTCTGTCAAAATGTACCTGGAGTCTCAGGACATTGACTACTCAGTCATGATCAGAGATTTGCAG GTATTGCTCGAtgagcagcaggaggagatgGAATCTGCCACTCGTGTTGCTCAGcccaaaaacacagacagcttTGACTACTCCAACTACCACACTATCGACGAG ATCTACAGCTTTCAGGATATGCTTGTGGCTGAGAACCCCAACTTAGTCAGCAAGATTGTGATTGGCCAGAGCTACGAGGGTCGCCCCCTGAATGTGCTCAAG TTCAGCACTGGAGGAACTAACCGTTCTGCCATCTGGATGGACACCGGAATCCACTCGAGAGAGTGGGTCACTCAGGCATCCGGTACCTGGTTCGCTAAGAAG ATTGTGACTGATTATGGAACTGACCGTACTCTCACTGCCATCCTCAACCACATGGACATCTACCTGGAGATCGTGACCAACCCTGACGGTTTTCACTACTCCCTCAACAGC AACCGAATGTGGCGCAAAACCAGGAAGCCCAACCCTGGGTACAGCTGTGCTGGAGTTGATCCCAATAGGAACTGGGATGCTGGTTTTGGAA GTGTCGGTGCCAGTGGATACCCCTGCTCAGAGACCTACCATGGACCCTATGCTCACTCTGAGCCTGAGGTCAAGTCTATTGTGGACTTTGTGAAGGCCCATGGTAACATCAAGGCCTTCATCTCCATCCATGCCTACTCTCAGATGCTCCTGTACCCCTATGGCTACACCAGTACTCCTGTCAAGGAACAGGTTGAACTG CACAACCTGGCTAGGTCGGCCATCACTAAGTTGGCTTCTATGTATGGTACTAGCTACAAATGCGGCAGCATCATCAGCACCATCT ACCCAGCTAGCGGTAACACCATCGACTGGACCTATGACCAGGGCATCAAATACTCCTACACCTTCGAGCTGAGGGACACCGGCCGCTATGGTTTCCTTCTGCCAGCCGAACAGATCATTCCCACTGCCAGTGAGACCTGGCTGGCTCTGATGGTCATCATGGATTACGCCTACAATAACCCATACTGA
- the LOC121515132 gene encoding carboxypeptidase A1-like isoform X2 — MMRGLLTLTALFVAVLSKDTFERHQVLRITAKDEAQLALIKDLEDMLEFNLDIWRGVTDVTSPVDIRVPFESLQSVKMYLESQDIDYSVMIRDLQVLLDEQQEEMESATRVAQPKNTDSFDYSNYHTIDEIYSFQDMLVAENPNLVSKIVIGQSYEGRPLNVLKFSTGGTNRSAIWMDTGIHSREWVTQASGTWFAKKIVTDYGTDRTLTAILNHMDIYLEIVTNPDGFHYSLNSNRMWRKTRKPNPGYSCAGVDPNRNWDAGFGSVGASGYPCSETYHGPYAHSEPEVKSIVDFVKAHGNIKAFISIHAYSQMLLYPYGYTSTPVKEQVELHNLARSAITKLASMYGTSYKCGSIISTIYPASGNTIDWTYDQGIKYSYTFELRDTGRYGFLLPAEQIIPTASETWLALMVIMDYAYNNPY, encoded by the exons ATGATGAGGGGGCTGCTCACACTCACGGCACTGTTTGTGGCCGTTCTCAGcaaggacacctttgagag gCATCAGGTGCTTCGCATCACTGCAAAGGATGAAGCCCAGTTGGCTCTTATCAAGGACCTGGAGGACATGCTTGAATTTAAT CTGGATATCTGGAGGGGTGTTACCGATGTTACCAGTCCTGTGGATATCAGAGTCCCCTTTGAGAGCCTGCAGTCTGTCAAAATGTACCTGGAGTCTCAGGACATTGACTACTCAGTCATGATCAGAGATTTGCAG GTATTGCTCGAtgagcagcaggaggagatgGAATCTGCCACTCGTGTTGCTCAGcccaaaaacacagacagcttTGACTACTCCAACTACCACACTATCGACGAG ATCTACAGCTTTCAGGATATGCTTGTGGCTGAGAACCCCAACTTAGTCAGCAAGATTGTGATTGGCCAGAGCTACGAGGGTCGCCCCCTGAATGTGCTCAAG TTCAGCACTGGAGGAACTAACCGTTCTGCCATCTGGATGGACACCGGAATCCACTCGAGAGAGTGGGTCACTCAGGCATCCGGTACCTGGTTCGCTAAGAAG ATTGTGACTGATTATGGAACTGACCGTACTCTCACTGCCATCCTCAACCACATGGACATCTACCTGGAGATCGTGACCAACCCTGACGGTTTTCACTACTCCCTCAACAGC AACCGAATGTGGCGCAAAACCAGGAAGCCCAACCCTGGGTACAGCTGTGCTGGAGTTGATCCCAATAGGAACTGGGATGCTGGTTTTGGAA GTGTCGGTGCCAGTGGATACCCCTGCTCAGAGACCTACCATGGACCCTATGCTCACTCTGAGCCTGAGGTCAAGTCTATTGTGGACTTTGTGAAGGCCCATGGTAACATCAAGGCCTTCATCTCCATCCATGCCTACTCTCAGATGCTCCTGTACCCCTATGGCTACACCAGTACTCCTGTCAAGGAACAGGTTGAACTG CACAACCTGGCTAGGTCGGCCATCACTAAGTTGGCTTCTATGTATGGTACTAGCTACAAATGCGGCAGCATCATCAGCACCATCT ACCCAGCTAGCGGTAACACCATCGACTGGACCTATGACCAGGGCATCAAATACTCCTACACCTTCGAGCTGAGGGACACCGGCCGCTATGGTTTCCTTCTGCCAGCCGAACAGATCATTCCCACTGCCAGTGAGACCTGGCTGGCTCTGATGGTCATCATGGATTACGCCTACAATAACCCATACTGA
- the LOC121515702 gene encoding carboxypeptidase A1-like codes for MMRGLLALTALFVAVLGKDTFEGHQVLRISAKDEAQLALIKDLEDMIEFNLDVWRGVSDVASPVDIRVPFESLQSVKIYLESQGIDYFIMIKDLQVMLDEQQKEMENARVAQPKNTDSFDYKNYHTIDEIYSFQDMLVAENPNLVSKIVIGQSYEGRPLNVLKFSTGGTNRRAIWIDTGIHSREWVTQASGTWFAKKIVTDYGTDPTLTAILNNMDIYLEIVTNPDGFAYTHSSNRMWRKTRKPNPGYSCAGVDPNRNWDAAFGSAGASGYPCSETYHGPYAHSESEVRSIVDFVKAHGNIKAFVSIHAYSQMLLYPYGYTRTPAQDQVELHNLAKKAITNLASMYGTSYRYGSIINVIYQASGSTVDWTYNQGIKYSYTFELRDTGRYGFLLPASQIVPTASETWLALMAIMDHTYNNPY; via the exons ATGATGAGGGGGTTGCTTGCTCTCACCGCGCTGTTTGTGGCCGTTCTCGGCAAGGATACCTTTGAGGG GCATCAGGTGCTTCGTATCTCTGCAAAGGATGAAGCCCAGCTGGCTCTTATCAAGGACCTGGAGGACATGATCGAGTTTAAT CTGGATGTTTGGAGGGGTGTGTCTGATGTTGCCAGTCCTGTGGATATCAGAGTCCCCTTTGAGAGCCTGCAGTCTGTCAAAATTTACCTGGAGTCTCAGGGAATTGACTACTTCATCATGATCAAAGATCTGCAGGTTATGCTCGATGAGCAGCAGAAGGAGATGGAAAATGCTCGCGTTGCTCAGCCCAAAAACACTGACAGCTTCGACTACAAAAACTACCACACCATCGATGAG ATCTACAGCTTCCAGGACATGCTTGTGGCTGAAAATCCCAACCTAGTCAGCAAGATTGTGATTGGTCAGAGCTACGAGGGTCGTCCCCTGAATGTGCTCAAG tTCAGCACTGGAGGAACTAACCGTCGCGCCATCTGGATTGACACTGGAATCCACTCCAGAGAGTGGGTTACTCAGGCCTCTGGCACCTGGTTTGCCAAGAAG ATTGTGACTGATTATGGAACTGACCCTACTCTCACGGCCATCCTCAATAACATGGACATCTACCTGGAGATCGTGACCAACCCTGATGGCTTTGCCTACACCCACAGCAGC AACCGTATGTGGCGTAAGACCAGGAAGCCCAACCCTGGGTACAGCTGTGCTGGAGTTGATCCCAACAGAAACTGGGATGCTGCTTTTGGAA GTGCCGGTGCCAGTGGATACCCCTGCTCAGAGACCTACCATGGACCCTATGCTCACTCTGAGTCTGAGGTCAGGTCTATTGTGGACTTTGTGAAGGCCCATGGAAACATCAAGGCCTTTGTCTCCATCCATGCCTACTCTCAGATGCTCCTGTACCCCTATGGCTACACCAGGACTCCAGCTCAGGACCAGGTTGAACTG CACAACCTGGCTAAGAAGGCTATCACTAACCTGGCCTCTATGTATGGTACTAGCTACAGATATGGCAGCATCATCAATGTCATCT ACCAGGCTAGTGGTAGCACCGTGGACTGGACCTACAACCAGGGCATCAAGTACTCCTACACCTTCGAGCTGAGGGACACCGGCCGTTATGGCTTCCTCCTGCCCGCCAGTCAGATCGTCCCCACCGCCAGCGAGACCTGGCTGGCTCTGATGGCTATCATGGACCACACCTACAACAACCCATACTaa
- the LOC121515165 gene encoding carboxypeptidase A1-like, with protein MMRGLLALGALFVAVFGKDTFEGHQVLRIVAKDEAQLALIKDLEDMMQFNLDIWRGVTNVANPVDIRVPFESLQSVKMYLESQDIDYSIMINDLQVLLDEQQKEMESAARVAQPKNTDDFDYTNYHTIDEIYSFQDMLVAENPNLVSKIVIGQSYEGRPLNVLKFSTGGTNRPAIWMDTGIHSREWITQATGTWMAKKIATDYGTDPTLTAILNNMDIYLEIVTNPDGFAYTHSSNRMWRKTRKPNPGSSCDGVDPNRNWDAGFGSAGASGDPCSETYHGPFAHSESEIKSIVDFVKAHGNLKAFMSIHSYSQMLMYPYGYTSTPVKDRVELHNLAKRAITLLASLYGTSYTYGSLISTIYRASGITIDWTYNQGIKYSYTFELRDTGRYGFLLPASEIIPTANETWLAVMAIMDHTYNNPY; from the exons ATGATGAGGGGGCTGCTCGCACTCGGCGCGCTGTTTGTGGCCGTTTTCGGCAAGGACACGTTTGAGGG ACATCAGGTGCTTCGCATAGTTGCAAAGGATGAAGCCCAGCTTGCTCTTATCAAGGACCTGGAGGACATGATGCAGTTTAAT CTGGATATCTGGAGGGGCGTAACTAATGTTGCTAATCCTGTGGATATCAGAGTCCCCTTTGAGAGCCTGCAGTCTGTCAAAATGTACCTGGAGTCTCAGGACATTGACTACTCCATCATGATCAATGATCTGCAG GTATTGCTCGATGAGCAGCAGAAAGAGATGGAATCTGCTGCTCGTGTCGCTCAGCCCAAAAACACTGATGACTTCGACTACACCAACTACCACACCATCGATGAG ATCTACAGCTTCCAGGACATGCTTGTGGCTGAGAACCCCAACCTAGTCAGCAAGATTGTGATTGGTCAGAGCTACGAGGGTCGTCCCCTGAATGTGCTCAAG TTCAGCACTGGAGGAACTAACCGTCCTGCCATCTGGATGGACACTGGAATCCACTCCAGGGAGTGGATCACTCAGGCTACCGGCACCTGGATGGCCAAGAAG ATTGCGACTGATTATGGAACCGACCCTACTCTCACTGCCATCCTCAACAACATGGACATTTACTTGGAGATCGTAACCAACCCTGATGGTTTTGCCTACACCCACAGCAGT AACCGGATGTGGCGTAAGACCAGGAAGCCCAACCCCGGCTCTTCCTGTGACGGAGTTGATCCCAACAGGAACTGGGATGCTGGTTTTGGAA GTGCTGGTGCCAGTGGAGACCCCTGCTCAGAGACCTACCATGGACCCTTTGCTCACTCTGAATCTGAGATCAAATCTATTGTGGACTTTGTGAAGGCTCATGGAAACCTCAAGGCCTTCATGTCTATTCATTCCTACTCTCAGATGCTCATGTACCCCTATGGCTACACCAGTACACCTGTCAAGGACCGCGTTGAACTG CACAACCTGGCTAAGAGGGCTATCACTCTCCTGGCCTCTTTGTATGGTACAAGCTACACATATGGCAGCTTAATCAGCACCATCT ACCGGGCTAGCGGCATTACCATTGACTGGACCTACAACCAGGGCATCAAGTACTCCTACACCTTTGAATTGAGGGACACCGGCCGCTACGGCTTCCTCCTGCCAGCCAGTGAGATCATCCCCACTGCTAATGAGACCTGGCTGGCTGTGATGGCCATCATGGATCACACCTACAATAACCCATACTAA
- the cep41 gene encoding centrosomal protein of 41 kDa isoform X2: MSLNRGIGSVEYMKKRIPKNAKYQHVKTRLDTGCSLTKYMERLEEIKRNYRYRKDEIFKRLKVTTFAQLILQVASISDLNESENDSESHVPEAVSDADLEGLSEHTNSSPRMSPHSDHQDTGENKDLCHTSRSTLLSVISGVGELNLDRNNQKDSESVVSSEPADRPYPDCPYLLLDVRDRDLYDRCHIISAHSFPIAMLSRTMNPYSKEVLEYKNSAGRIIIVYDEDEMIASQAATIMCERGFENLFMLSGGLKVIAQKFPEGMTTGSIPTSCLSSPTSSRMKKGSVVPQQPIQAAEKRWRFTSDELSKLQEQLDDVLIPSNSSSRMSSRMSTSSSQSKASSTQSRQISSTAGRDSTRVQSSRPWK, from the exons ATGTCGCTCAACCGGGGTATCGGCAGTGTAGAG tACATGAAAAAGAGGATACCGAAAAATGCGAAGTACCAACATGTTAAAACAAGGCTGGATACAG GCTGCAGCCTCACAAAGTATATGGAGAGACTGGAAGAGATTAAAAGAA attACAGATATAGAAAAGATGAAATCTTCAAGCGGTTGAAAGTGACTACATTTGCACAGTTG ATACTTCAGGTAGCCTCTATATCAGACCTAAATGAAAGTGAGAATGACAGTGAATCACATGTACCAGAAG CAGTTTCTGATGCAGATCTGGAGGGTTTATCAGAACATACCAACAGTTCTCCTCGGATGTCACCACATTCAGACCACCAAGACACAGGAGAAAACAAGGACCTCTGCCATACTTCCAGGTCAACACTACTGAG TGTTATCAGTGGTGTTGGAGAGCTGAACCTTGACAGGAACAATCAGAAGGACAGTGAGTCAGTGGTAAGCTCAGAGCCAGCTGACAGGCCCTACCCAGACTGCCCCTACCTACTGCTGGATGTACGAGACCGGGACTTATACGATCGCTGCCACATCATCAGCG CACACAGTTTCCCCATTGCCATGCTGTCCCGAACCATGAACCCCTACTCAAAAGAAGTGCTGGAATAT AAAAACTCTGCAGGAAGGATCATCATCGTGTATGATGAAGATGAGATGATAGCAAGCCAAGCGGCCACCATTATGTGTGAAAGAGGGTTTGAGAATCTGTTTATGCTGTCTGGAG GTCTCAAGGTAATTGCTCAAAAATTTCCAGAAGGCATGACGACAGGTTCCATCCCCACATCCTGCCTATCCTCTCCAACATCATCAAGGATGAAGAAGGGTTCTGTTGTGCCTCAGCAACCGATAcaagcagcagagaagagatGGAGATTTACTTCAGACGAGCTGTCGAAGCTTCAGGAGCAGCTGGATGACGTCCTCATCCCCAGTAACTCCAGCA GTCGCATGTCCAGCCGTATGTCAACCAGCAGCTCCCAGTCAAAAGCGTCCAGCACTCAGAGTCGACAGATTTCCTCCACAGCTGGGAGAGACAGCACCAGAGTTCAGAGCAGCAGACCCTGGAAATGA
- the cep41 gene encoding centrosomal protein of 41 kDa isoform X3 — protein MSLNRGIGSVEYMKKRIPKNAKYQHVKTRLDTGCSLTKYMERLEEIKRNYRYRKDEIFKRLKVTTFAQLILQVASISDLNESENDSESHVPEVSDADLEGLSEHTNSSPRMSPHSDHQDTGENKDLCHTSRSTLLSVISGVGELNLDRNNQKDSESVVSSEPADRPYPDCPYLLLDVRDRDLYDRCHIISAHSFPIAMLSRTMNPYSKEVLEYKNSAGRIIIVYDEDEMIASQAATIMCERGFENLFMLSGGLKVIAQKFPEGMTTGSIPTSCLSSPTSSRMKKGSVVPQQPIQAAEKRWRFTSDELSKLQEQLDDVLIPSNSSSRMSSRMSTSSSQSKASSTQSRQISSTAGRDSTRVQSSRPWK, from the exons ATGTCGCTCAACCGGGGTATCGGCAGTGTAGAG tACATGAAAAAGAGGATACCGAAAAATGCGAAGTACCAACATGTTAAAACAAGGCTGGATACAG GCTGCAGCCTCACAAAGTATATGGAGAGACTGGAAGAGATTAAAAGAA attACAGATATAGAAAAGATGAAATCTTCAAGCGGTTGAAAGTGACTACATTTGCACAGTTG ATACTTCAGGTAGCCTCTATATCAGACCTAAATGAAAGTGAGAATGACAGTGAATCACATGTACCAGAAG TTTCTGATGCAGATCTGGAGGGTTTATCAGAACATACCAACAGTTCTCCTCGGATGTCACCACATTCAGACCACCAAGACACAGGAGAAAACAAGGACCTCTGCCATACTTCCAGGTCAACACTACTGAG TGTTATCAGTGGTGTTGGAGAGCTGAACCTTGACAGGAACAATCAGAAGGACAGTGAGTCAGTGGTAAGCTCAGAGCCAGCTGACAGGCCCTACCCAGACTGCCCCTACCTACTGCTGGATGTACGAGACCGGGACTTATACGATCGCTGCCACATCATCAGCG CACACAGTTTCCCCATTGCCATGCTGTCCCGAACCATGAACCCCTACTCAAAAGAAGTGCTGGAATAT AAAAACTCTGCAGGAAGGATCATCATCGTGTATGATGAAGATGAGATGATAGCAAGCCAAGCGGCCACCATTATGTGTGAAAGAGGGTTTGAGAATCTGTTTATGCTGTCTGGAG GTCTCAAGGTAATTGCTCAAAAATTTCCAGAAGGCATGACGACAGGTTCCATCCCCACATCCTGCCTATCCTCTCCAACATCATCAAGGATGAAGAAGGGTTCTGTTGTGCCTCAGCAACCGATAcaagcagcagagaagagatGGAGATTTACTTCAGACGAGCTGTCGAAGCTTCAGGAGCAGCTGGATGACGTCCTCATCCCCAGTAACTCCAGCA GTCGCATGTCCAGCCGTATGTCAACCAGCAGCTCCCAGTCAAAAGCGTCCAGCACTCAGAGTCGACAGATTTCCTCCACAGCTGGGAGAGACAGCACCAGAGTTCAGAGCAGCAGACCCTGGAAATGA
- the cep41 gene encoding centrosomal protein of 41 kDa isoform X1 — protein MSLNRGIGSVEYMKKRIPKNAKYQHVKTRLDTGCSLTKYMERLEEIKRNYRYRKDEIFKRLKVTTFAQLILQVASISDLNESENDSESHVPEDGLSAVSDADLEGLSEHTNSSPRMSPHSDHQDTGENKDLCHTSRSTLLSVISGVGELNLDRNNQKDSESVVSSEPADRPYPDCPYLLLDVRDRDLYDRCHIISAHSFPIAMLSRTMNPYSKEVLEYKNSAGRIIIVYDEDEMIASQAATIMCERGFENLFMLSGGLKVIAQKFPEGMTTGSIPTSCLSSPTSSRMKKGSVVPQQPIQAAEKRWRFTSDELSKLQEQLDDVLIPSNSSSRMSSRMSTSSSQSKASSTQSRQISSTAGRDSTRVQSSRPWK, from the exons ATGTCGCTCAACCGGGGTATCGGCAGTGTAGAG tACATGAAAAAGAGGATACCGAAAAATGCGAAGTACCAACATGTTAAAACAAGGCTGGATACAG GCTGCAGCCTCACAAAGTATATGGAGAGACTGGAAGAGATTAAAAGAA attACAGATATAGAAAAGATGAAATCTTCAAGCGGTTGAAAGTGACTACATTTGCACAGTTG ATACTTCAGGTAGCCTCTATATCAGACCTAAATGAAAGTGAGAATGACAGTGAATCACATGTACCAGAAG ATGGTTTGTCAGCAGTTTCTGATGCAGATCTGGAGGGTTTATCAGAACATACCAACAGTTCTCCTCGGATGTCACCACATTCAGACCACCAAGACACAGGAGAAAACAAGGACCTCTGCCATACTTCCAGGTCAACACTACTGAG TGTTATCAGTGGTGTTGGAGAGCTGAACCTTGACAGGAACAATCAGAAGGACAGTGAGTCAGTGGTAAGCTCAGAGCCAGCTGACAGGCCCTACCCAGACTGCCCCTACCTACTGCTGGATGTACGAGACCGGGACTTATACGATCGCTGCCACATCATCAGCG CACACAGTTTCCCCATTGCCATGCTGTCCCGAACCATGAACCCCTACTCAAAAGAAGTGCTGGAATAT AAAAACTCTGCAGGAAGGATCATCATCGTGTATGATGAAGATGAGATGATAGCAAGCCAAGCGGCCACCATTATGTGTGAAAGAGGGTTTGAGAATCTGTTTATGCTGTCTGGAG GTCTCAAGGTAATTGCTCAAAAATTTCCAGAAGGCATGACGACAGGTTCCATCCCCACATCCTGCCTATCCTCTCCAACATCATCAAGGATGAAGAAGGGTTCTGTTGTGCCTCAGCAACCGATAcaagcagcagagaagagatGGAGATTTACTTCAGACGAGCTGTCGAAGCTTCAGGAGCAGCTGGATGACGTCCTCATCCCCAGTAACTCCAGCA GTCGCATGTCCAGCCGTATGTCAACCAGCAGCTCCCAGTCAAAAGCGTCCAGCACTCAGAGTCGACAGATTTCCTCCACAGCTGGGAGAGACAGCACCAGAGTTCAGAGCAGCAGACCCTGGAAATGA